The Burkholderia mayonis genome window below encodes:
- a CDS encoding head-tail joining protein — translation MAFRDLIADVDAAVLRDLGDDDVVVDGRPVRGMFNTPWLGPDLGSQRTNLVAPMLHVIDENAVGIRPGSIVVARSGRYRVVEAQPDGTGWTILVLQ, via the coding sequence ATGGCGTTTCGCGACCTGATAGCGGACGTCGACGCCGCCGTGCTGCGGGATCTGGGCGACGACGACGTGGTCGTCGACGGCCGTCCCGTGCGCGGCATGTTCAACACGCCTTGGCTCGGCCCCGATCTCGGCTCGCAACGCACGAACCTCGTTGCGCCCATGCTGCACGTGATCGACGAAAATGCCGTCGGCATCCGGCCCGGCAGCATCGTCGTCGCGCGCAGCGGACGCTATCGCGTCGTCGAGGCGCAGCCGGACGGCACGGGCTGGACGATCTTGGTGCTGCAATGA